From one Doryrhamphus excisus isolate RoL2022-K1 chromosome 9, RoL_Dexc_1.0, whole genome shotgun sequence genomic stretch:
- the LOC131135837 gene encoding protein FAM237A-like: MPPLVLNKPAAAVFVLSCVCVVPLQSQKAGQVDPLSVPRANPHCWDSSSALLLEMRFPRVADTVASFWDLMVVLRSSDNNKHTALFWDLARVFWDNYVDCIMSRSHGLGRRHVTHGPSLSTHKSLKLNGSGANLWLRLRFRVRSKGHLKTRKTKTS, translated from the exons ATGCCCCCCCTGGTATTGAACAAGCCGGCAGCCGCGGTGTTCGTTCTGAGCTGTGTGTGCGTCGTGCCTCTGCAGAGCCAGAAGGCGGGCCAAGTGGACCCCCTGTCGGTCCCCCGCGCCAACCCGCACTGCTGGGACTCGTCGTCGGCTCTGCTGCTGGAGATGCGCTTCCCCCGGGTCGCCGATACGGTGGCTTCCTTCTGGGACCTCATGGTGGTCCTCAGGTCGTCGGACAACAACAAGCACACGGCCCTCTTCTGGGACCTGGCCCGGGTCTTCTGGGACAACTATGTGGACTGCATCATGTCCAGGAGCCACGGCCTTGGACGCAGACACGTGACCCACGGCCCCTCCCTCAGCACCCACA AGTCCTTAAAGTTGAACGGCTCAGGAGCAAACTTGTGGCTGCGTCTTCGCTTCCGAGTGAGGAGCAAAGGTCACCTCAAAACCAGGAAGACAAAAACATCTTGA